TATACAACAGTTGAGGTTCTGGAGCATTTGGTGGGCATGGAATTGATGAGGGGCACCACTGCATGATTTAAGCACTTACTTGCAAAGAAGACagacataatcagattcataattTGGCAATTAGTGCCAATAATATGGGAATTCCTCTGTACTTTGGGCACACTGTGGCTTTTTCTGAAGGATGTACTGTATAAGACACCATCAGTGAAAAGGACAAAGGGAGTTCTCCTCCACTGCACTTCTGTGCAGGAGTCAACCACAATAACTGTCTTGTTCTGATCTTTCCGATAgatagcatcttttttttttgtttgtttagtttaGTCCAAGGGCCTTGAATtgtgaatcatagagaagcagggctggaaaggacatcTTCTATGTCCTTTCCAGCTTTTTTTCTTCTATGGTTTCTGGAAACTGCCCAAGAAGATTGAGGggggggtttttggtttttttttaaacaatccttCCTAACATGtcggggggttgtttttgtttttttaatttggaagcATCCGGTATATGAAATCTTGTCTTGTTCTTACTGGAGAAAATGTTGGATGAGTCCTCCATTGGGAATTCTCTCAGCTTTTAATATCCAGAATAGACTACTGAATacttaatagatttttttccttctaattgTTTTTACAGATAAATCAGTGCTGCGGAAATAAACAAAAAATGCCTGAATACAAATAATTGACTCAGTCAAGTCCCTTACCTGAAACACCTGCATGCTTAATTTTATAATTTAGGATTGTGACTAGAAGGTTCAATGGGCCAATTCACATTCGTAATATTAAGCATGCATGTGTATTTTGTAGCATCACAGCTGGAACACAAAAGTGTTTGTCCCCATAGAACACATGAAAAGTAAACTGTGGATTCATTTGCTGTATTTCTTGAACGTAATAAATCTAACAGTCCTCTATAGTTGCCCCATAGTCTTTTAAGAAAAATGTTATAAAAGgcttacaaaaaactagaacccCTGGTTCCAAAAGGCTAGCATTTCTCACAGTACTTCTAAAAGTTACGTAAAAACTTTccccagaaagaaacaaaaggaggtgcaaaatgattattttttcatTGTTGCCTTCCTCTATAAAACATTAGTGTGCCCTGAATtcctggtttgagccaaatcttGTTTGTCTTCAGCCTACCATGCATTATAAGGTTGGGACAACATCAGTGGGCTCGCTTACTATAGTTCTAATAATAAAATATTGATAGGAAATGTGAAGTATTAATATTATGCTCTAACATGTCATTTTTCTCTGTGCTTTCTTTACAGCACAGACTAAATTTTTCCTGAAGTTCTGTGATTCATAAGACATTTAGTATTTGAAAATTAACACCCATTCTGCAGTGAACATATTCCAGCGTTGGTGGGTGCTACGTGCATGGATGGTttgggcagtggttctcaacagttttagagtcaaggcaccccttgctATACGCAAGGCactttttggaaaatgttgtttctttgccttctcttgattttatttttttaccaggGATAAATactaaagcaggggttgtcaaccaggggtacacgtacccccgagggtacttgagaaggccctacgGGGTAGGTGTGGAGACGGAGCGTCGCCCTGTGCCGCCCCgcgctgctgtgcaggtgccaccAGCCCGGCTGGGCACGGGGGCGCAGGAAGCTCGTATGCGGTGGCTGCCACCGCTCTGTGTTCAGCCGCgcaccacccccctgctccacaccTGGCCGCTGAGGGTACACTGaaccaaaaaggttgaaaacccctgtcctaaAGCAATGCTTGTGTTGCAAAGACCCGGGAAAGCCCACAGTGGGTGAGAAGGCTTTTAACCCTACAGATTCCTGTCTGAAATCTCAGGTCTCCAGCCTGAAGCCCCATCagtctagaggcaaaagcaatcaggactctggcagaggtgatctcttttataaaACCGGCTAGATTTTTTGcaaattaaagacttttttttgtgtgtgtggaaaaAATCTAGTTGTTCTCCTAAAAGCCGTCACCTCTGCCCTGCGTCCTGATTGCTACGTGACTCTCTGGGTGGATCTGGTGACACCTGCGGCGCCACAGCGCCGAGCAAACCAAGCCAAGCCCCTCGGGGGTGTCGGTCCAGACCCGCCCCGTCCCCGCTCCGCGGCACAGCGCTGCCTGCCTCCGCGCCCGCGCCCGGCCGGACgagccgctgccgctgccgccgccgccgccgccggcccggGGCTTTCCCAGCCCGCCCGAGAGACCCCGCGCGGAGGCGGCGGCGCGGGAGGCGCTTTCCTCGCCCTCgccaagagctggggctgcgGAGAGCCAGCCCGCCCCGCGCtccccggctcggctcggctcggctcggcgcggcTCGGCGGAGCGGGCAGCCGGAGGGGGCAGCGCCCGCCCGGGCGCCCCGATGGGGCCAAGCCGCGGGCGCGGGGGGGAAGCGTCCGCGGGCCCttgcgcggcggcggcggcgggcggggggGCGCGGGCATGGTgccggcggggccggggcggcgggcGGGGGGCGCCGTcggggcgcgggcggcggcgggcagcCTGCTGGCGCTGCTCATCCTCTGGACGCTGCTGGGCAACGCGCTGGTGTGCGGGGCCATCGTCCGCTGCCGGCACCTGCGGGCCAAAGTCACCAGCATCTTCATCGTGTCCCTGGCCGTGTCCGAcctgctggtggccctgctcGTCATGCCCTGGAAGGCGGCGGCCGAGGTGGCCGGCTACTGGCCCTTCGGGGCGTTCTGCAGCGTCTGGGTGGCCTTTGACATCATGTGCTCCACCGCCTCCATCCTGAACCTGTGCGTCATCAGCGTGGACCGCTACTGGGCCATCTCCAGCCCCTTCCGCTACGAGAGGAAGATGACCCCCCGCGTGGCCTTGGTGATGATCGGCGGGGCCTGGGCCCTGTCTGTGCTCATCTCCTTCATCCCCGTCCAGCTCAACTGGCACAAAGGCAGGGAGGCTGGTGGCgggcctggcactgcagccacctgggcaGGGGACGCTGGCAACACCTGGGTGGCCGCGGCGGGGCTGGGACCCTCCGCCGGGACCCCCCGCGGCAACGAGACCCTCGGGGAGGCGTCGGAGAGCTGCGATTCCAGCCTCAACAGGACCTACGCCATCTCCTCCTCCCTCATCAGCTTTTATATCCCTGTGGCCATCATGATTGTGACCTACACGCGGATCTACCAGATTGCCCAGGTGCAGATCCGCCGGATCTCCTCTCTCGAGAGGGCAGCCGAGCACGCGCAGAGCTGCCGGAGCAACCACATCGACTGCCAGCACCATGCCAGCCTCAAGAGCTCCATCAGGAAAGAGACCAAGGTCTTGAAGACCCTCTCGGTCATCATGGGAGTCTTtgtctgctgctggctgcccttcttcATCCTCAACTGCATGGTCCCCTTCTGCGAGAGCCCACCTAGCGACCCACAGGCTGGCCTTCCCTGCGTCAGCGAGACCACCTTCAATATCTTTGTCTGGTTTGGCTGGGCTAACTCATCTCTCAATCCCATCATCTATGCTTTCAATGctgactttaggaaggtcttctcCAACCTCCTGGGGTGCAGCCAGTTTTGCTCTAGCACTCCAGTAGAGACAGTCAATATAAGCAACGAGCTCATCTCTTACAACCAGGACACCATTTTCCATAAGGAGATAGTGACTGCCTATGTGAACATGATCCCTAATGTGGTTGACTGTGAGGATGACCCGGAGGACCCCTTTGACAGGATGTCCCAGATCTCTCCTGAGCATGAGGTTGCTACCGACTCAGTGTGTGATCTGGACTGTGAGGGGGAGATCTCACTAGACAAAATCACACCTTTCACCCCAAATGGTTTACATTAAACTGCATTCTGCCCTCTCTGAGTTTACTGGATTGTACAACAGAATACACAGAATGAAAAGACTGCTTGGCTCTAAGCTGTAGTTTGGTCAGTCAGTTCACTCTAAATTCACATTATGTGTCTAGCACTTACAGGGCTTAGAAGCTGCCTTGGAGAAAGTGGAGAAAACAAATGTAATTTGACATCTCTCacgcagagagagaaccaggaaCATGTGCCAAATGAGAAACTGGGGTGTAACTACAGTTACTAAATGTTTATAAAATGTTTTGAGCATGAGAAGTGAGCTCTTAAGTGCTAGGTATTGcgacattttaaaaaagggacaGATAAGGTAACTGACACCTTCATTGAAAACAAAAATTCTCCTGGGCAGTTGTGCGTTCAGTTCCTGTGTTTGAATTTTATCTGGAGctaggggaagggggggtggttTGTGTGATTATGTAAATGTGTGTTTCTGTTGCTGCCAAAAGAGTTTCTGTGTAATTTGTATTTTCCTCGGTGGCATTATTGGCTATGATATCCTTACCATGTTCCCACAGATGAATAAATATAAGTTATATTGATCAAGGGGTTATCTTTCATTCATCAGCTTGAAAGATTTACAATGGGTACTCAAACTTTAGCATCGTACTTGAATGATAAGAGTGACTAACTACTAAACCCTGTTATTTTGCTAGCAGACTACAAGCTACATGGAAATGCACTTCTTGAATCAAAGAAGTGTTCATGGGAACAATTAATTTAAGCTAGCTCTATCAGATGCTTCTATTCAGAACTAGATTTGTGCCTTTGATTTTTATTCCCTTCTTACTAAGTATCATGGATGGCCCATATCATGATTATTTGTGTTTTTTCTGTAGCTAAATTATTAAATAGGTATACTGTACTTAGAaagcattacatttttttctcaaTTCTATAAGCTGAATTGGATTTTAAAGCAATGCTATTAATAATAAGAAATATCTCTTCACGGTGTTCACAAAACTGTGAACACTATTATTTGTGTTATAATTGTAATAGTTATTTTATAAAATGATAGCAATAATCAATCATTCCCCATGTTTCTAGGAGGTTTTATAGTTGCAGTGAGCTGTCTCAAAAAATCTAGAGACAGAAAAAATGCTGTCATATTTTAACCATTTTAAGCATAAATATTCTGTTTCACTGGATCTTTATTCatacttttaaaaagttaaaggCATTGACTGAGATCCAGGTTCAAGTAGGGATTTAAATAcagactttgaaaaaaaaaatgatattgtaTTATTTTCATGAAACTTTAATTTTCTTAAAGCATTGCAAGTAAAATGGAATGGTATTATTTTAGAAACGGCCCAAAGCATTTCAGATCAGAAAGTGAGTTATTACTTAGTGAATCAGTTGTTTCaattacattttcaaagaaaGTAAATGAAATACCAAAATGTAATTTCAAGCATTGGCTGTATCTTATGAATATAATTTTGAATAGGTTTGTGTCTTTCCGAAAGTATCATGTTGCTCGCTACTCATTTGCCAGTACAGCTCAAGTTGCAGTGGACCTGATCCTACAACCCTTATTTGGGCAGCAGTCCCTTTAAAACTGGTAATTTTGTTTAGCAAGGATTAAAACTAGATACCATACTAGATTGGATTTGTCAGTGCTGAGTATTGTGACACCTAACTTCTGGGCACACAGAATGTAATCTCCAGCCCTGAATTAAGCACCTGAGCTCTCTATATAATGCATGGGGAGATATGGATACTTTAAAATGGAGTTACCAACACTGACTGGAAAGCTGCTAGGATAGCTGACAAGAAATGCTAAATAGTTGGATATGTCTGAATCGTGTTCCTTTtggtgtgtgttgtgggggagctTCAGTGCTTAATAttggggtgcagggaggtgcCTACATCTATTTTGGGTTCTGCCCTGAGCCTTCTTCTGGAGTTATGCACCTAAGCTCTTTTTATCAAAAAAACCTTATGAAGGGTTACTTTCTGGTTACACAGAATCAATTCCACCTTCAActtctttttctcccctcctcctcttcctgcatcTGTGTTTTTGTACAAAATTTATTGTTGGCACTTTCTGCTCTGCGTCATCTGATCCCTTAGGTTTGTATTTCCATAGCTCAGAGCATGCCTGTTTGGGCCTTCTCGTGGAAGCAAGAATGCTAAATTTGTGGATCCTGAGAGGTGCTGAGCTGCTAACTCCTGGGAATACTGAGTTTATGTGCAGATCCTAAGTTTAGATACCTTGGGAACTTTACTGGTAAAAACTTACCAGAGCCTGTGGGGTTAGGTGGTAGCTGAGCAGAGGGTTGAGATGGTCAAAATGGCTTACGTGTGCTGAAAGTCTGTTTATGTCCCAGTGCTGATCTGTCCTGATCACTCCTAGACTTTGCCTATGTATGCAGTATATTTTTTATGTGTAGTATTTGATGTTAAATGGTTATATAGAAGTtatgtgttttgttttagtttctcCTTTGTCTATTAAGGGGGAGATCTATTGTGTATCTTCTTGGCTGCTGCTTGCAAATTTCAATGAATATCCTCTGTTACCTGCCCTTGAATTACAGCATTATAGATGCGGTGTAGAGGAactttggaaaacaattttttttgcatGTAGTCAGCATCAGTCAACTCCTGGGTTTATACCAGGGGGTACAAatacagtagtgtaactgaggaCAGACACAAAAGCTGATGTTGCTGGATGGCAGTGGATCTCATTGTCGCAGTCTGCAAGGCAGGAGCAagctctgccctgggcactgTGTGGCTACCATGGGCACGAAGTCATGCTGCTATGCCTCTGTACAAATACCTCTTCATTAAAGGTCCCTTACTGAAGCATCTCTTCTACCACAGATTCAATTATAATATAATCATAATGGGTTCCACTTGTTAAATAATGCCCAGAATAAAATTCACTTCCCCATATGAAATCAAGAGTAACATGGTTGGAATTGTTAAGTGGTGGGGATAGAGTGAAATATTCTCCCAACTAGGACCTGAATTTTAGCATCTTTTCTTTTGATCTGTTGGGCACATGGGTTTATGCAATTTGGGGGTCACTGGATCCATATAAACAGGATGGTTAAAGCACTCCACTGAGAAGAGAGGAGTCATTGGCTCTGGTCCCTGCTTCCAGCACAGAAAGAGTCCTAGGAAAGAGAGAGTGGAATCCCCCAGGACTGCTCTAACCAGAATCgctttatttttgctttctccTTCTAATCTAGTGGAGCATGAATTCTCTTCTACTCAGTGGCACACCTTCCGAAGGAGAAGTGGAGAGCAAATACCTATCACCCCAAAATGGCCAGTAGCCTCATGCTTAGAGCATTCTCAGGGCAGAAAGATGTGGTTTGGAAGCCTTTCAGACTAAAGATGGCATTGAACCCAGGTCTACAACTTGCTGAATGCATGttctaaccactaagctattaTGGAGGAAAAGGCCATTAGCACTTTCCCTCCTGTTTAAGGAAAGTGCATCTTGCTCAGTTCTTTCAAGAGGCAAATGTAGACCCTTATCTGTGGAGAAAGTACAGTTATAGATACTAAGTGGATGAAGGCACCTTTTTGCAGCCCTGGTTGTAACTGAGGAAGCTAAGCTGCAGAGAGGGTCAGGATTTCAGATATGTGCCTCTCTTCATAGTTTCTTTTTGGTTAGTCTTAGGGCAGGCATTGTCAATTGGGGATACATGTACCCCTAGGGATACCTGGAAAGGTCCTAGGGGGTACGTGCAgccgggcagggatggagcactgccacccaccacccagcgctgctgtctcccaggagcagggccagggtgtgggggcaagggcagcagtgcccctctgcagggcacGCAGGTGCCGCCCAGCCAGTCagatgtgggggggagaggggagctcgCACATGGCAGCTACTGACGCCATCAACCACCCTGTATCAACactgccacctgcctccctgcactgccaccatgctTTCCCATGGCCAGTCACACATgcggctctgtgggctgctgatGGGCAGCGCGTGATTGGCCAGGTGCGAGGCCCATCTGCAGCCCACGGAGCCCCATGTGTGACTGGCCATGGGAAAGCAGGGCACAGCAgcggtgtggggtgtggggaggtgggtggcagcagtagctgctGCGTGCAaaccctcccaccctgctcggtgtccagctgccaccaccagaaggggtacacttcttaaaaaaggttgaaaccccacCTCTTAGGGGACCGTCATGCTGCCTGTTTTGGAGTCTGTTCTGTGGTGCCTAGCACTCTCATTACACTGTTTAAGGAGCTTAAATGCCTAACACAgggtctgggtgggggggcagatatCTAAAAATTAGGCACTACAATAACTAACTTTTAGGCACTGGAGTCCCCTTTGTGTGGGTACCTGGATCAGGTGTCTATTCTACATTTTTAAGTTGTGAGAGGCAGACAAATTTATCAAGAGGGTCACTTGATTTTTTAGGCGGCATTCTTAAAAGCACTCATTATTTGCCTTACTCTCATCCCATTGAAGTTTATTATTAAGTTCCCATGGACTTCAATTAGAAATAAATTAGGCCCAAAAGAAATCCTTTTGACCATTCCAGCCTCCATTACAAATTTTTACTTCAGGCAGTGGCTGTACATACCGTATCTCTTTGTTGTTCCACATCTACACTAGCTGTTGCAGAATAATTATTTGTCCTCAGAGGTGGAAAATGTTTTATGACCTAAGCTTTGCCTGGATCAGATTCTGGACTGGAAGACTGCACTGAGGTCAACTTAAGTCTTGTGGTTTTGCCATGCTCATAGTTGGCATTGATACCAATGTGGTGGTGAAGTTGTCCTCTTTCTGAGCATGGAAATATTAGAAAAAAGGTCCACTTCTACCTTGAAAGAGAAAAGTCACCATTTCTGCCAGAGGTCTCAACTTTGCCCCATGGGTCTGAAAGGATAATTTTTACCTTTCTATTTAATAACAATTTACTGCTTTGATGTGGCTGGATTATTTATCACTCACATGGCTGTTGTTTTCAGAGTTAATAGAAGAATTTCAGTTCTGATGGCATGCTCATTGGAAAGTGAGAGAGTATTTTGATGAGACTGTTCCAAGAAAACATTGGTTTAATCAGTTTTTCGCAGATAAAATTGCAACCCTGCTTCTTAGTCTCCCTTGTCCTTCTATGGCATGGCAAGCAAGAAAGATGATTGTTACAAATCCTTGTAGTATCATTCCAGAAGGTAACTGTTCGTGGGTTTTTAAGGCTTACTTTATAATTCCCAAATTGGATCTTTTAACTCTGGGTTGGTTGAATTTTTTGTCTTTTTGCACTTTAAATGTGACTGTATGAAATAATTTGAATGTACAATACAGTGTGACTTTGAGTCATCCTCACTTAGTAATCTGTTTGAGACTGGTAGCTAAACTTAAAGATCTcctgtttattttcatttttatcttgTGTAACTATGATTTAGTACCACTCAGTAAACAATATTGTGTAATGCTTGTAAAGCATAAATTGCCATTGCACCAACTTCACTCAAATAATCAGGTCTTTAATTATGGCCAGATCCAAAGGATTGTATAAGGTTAAGTTGAAAGAAGGGTCAATAACTCATCAGTGCAATATGTTTTCTGTTAAATGAAGTTATTATGATGGCTTATTTCATAACATAAAAGAACAAAGTATGTGAAGATCTTGTTAACTTTTAAATTGTTGTGATAATATAGATGTGCACCATTTTATGTAAAATGCAGCAGACCACCATAAATACTGATTTTATACTCAAATCCCTAAGGAGTTTTTGCTAGTCCTTGCTTTTTCAAGTGTATTTGTGTGTTTTCTGCTCTGAGctaaagaaactaaaaaaaaatttcccaGAGATACAAACAACATGCTTTTCAAAGGGAGAAAAATGCTGCGATATTTTCCTATACTTGGTACTTTATTTTTGTAACTTTTGTTGTGCTCTTTATTGTCATTATAGAACCATTTTCTGTCCACCtcattgtgtatgtgtgtcccTGCAGGGCATTCAGGACTGAAAACTCTTAAAAACTTATACAATAATGAACAATTGCTATATTCAAGAATGGGAAGACTAGTGAtccaaataaaattaaataatactTAGCAGTTAAGGGGTTAATTATGGATAAGCCCTTCATGCAATAGGCTGCAGAGCCTCTGGGTACTGTCAAAACCATGTAACCATTGCATTGCAGGTGTATAAGAAAGGCAAGTCCTTTCACTGTTTATACATGCTTAGTTATCTCTGTACACCCTGTGGGAAAACATGCCTTATTGAAGTCAGCTGCTGAATTTCACTCATGCCCAACTTTGTATGGGGGAAAAAATGCATATGAGCCTTCATACGGGTTAGAATCTCGTTTCTTCCCAATATTGGAGACAAAATTTAAGCAACCAGTGGCATTTCTAGTGTTTACTCCTACATGTTACTCCTGTTGTTAGGGTTAGTGTATGCACCAGAAACAGAGTGCTAAGCAAGATGCAGAACAGTACAGTTCCTGCTCTGGTATAAACTTTTCCCATTGCACAGAGGGTCATCTCCCTTTCCTGCAAAAAGGAGTAAAGgaatataatttttgttttaaaggacaCTTTTTAAGTAGGCAATGGTTGGCTCTGGGAAGCATGATGGGGGGGGGGATACAGGTAAATGTGGGGAGTTAATGACACTACTGCTTGTATCTTCACTATGTGGCTTGGGTTTATGAGATAGAAATCTAGCAACCTACTCCACCATGTTTTACTGCAGATTACTGTACCCTCACTCTATCCCTCTGCTTCATGAACAAACCAGAGTGCTAGTGTTCTTCTTTCATTACTTTACATGTGCATTGCCCAGCATATTCCTTTGCTTCTCACAACATTAAGATTTTAATAAGGTGTTCTATCAGTGTTGACAACTACTAGGTATTTTCTGTCCCATCTAATACCATGGGTTTTGTTCTTTAATTCCTGCTCCACTGAAAATTTGAAGATAACTACTCATCAGAGCCAGctactgacttcatggctcatcatTAGATACTTAATTTCTGCTAGTCTCTTCCACCCCATAGGTATTAACAACCCTTTATCTTCCACTAATCAAGATATTCCTTTTTCCACAATTATCATTCCAGGGTGTCCAATAAAAATACGCCCTGCTACCTGTACTGGGTAGCTTTGTTTTTAGGAGATTCAAACCcacaacaaaacagaaacaggGAGAGGAAAAGCATGGCTGAAGGTAGGCCCAGCTGTGTGGTGGTTGTGGCACAGAggtcagaggcaggagggagcTTCAGGGGTGAGGTAAAGAGGTAAGTTACTGCAGTGACCCTTTCCTGGGTTATTCATTGTTACAAATGACAGAGGCTGTGGGAGACTGATCCAGCAGTGCAACTATGGTGGCATAAAGCTGAGCATGGGTGGATCCAAAAGGCTTGGTTTCCCTTGGTAGGGGCATTACCAGCAGCTGGAGTAAGTCCTCACCCAGCCCTGTTTGTTTCTGCATATGGAGGCTGACTATGTTCACactgtggggatgggggcagtggggaggaggcgAAGGAGCAGTTACAGCCCTGCCCTCACCTGGCCCATGGTCATGGGCTCTGAGGCGTGTAGAGAATTGCTTGGAAGGGGttgtgtggggaaggggctctGTGAGGGACTGGATGGAGAGGGTCATGGCACCAAGgggctgttgcagggtggggtCTGTGGGATTGAGGGATAAAGAGGGGCTGGGATATTATGGGGGCGAGAGACAGATGGAGtttggggctgcaggggtggtggggtcGGTGGAGATTAAATGGGGTGTGAAGTAAGTAGGAAGCAAGAGGAATTGTGGGTGAGGTATGAGGGACTGCAGAGAGGTTTGAATGCTcagagaggcagggaagggctCAGTGGGGTATGAGGGGAATGGTGAGGTGAGGGGCCAGGGTGTGGTGGGGATGAGTCTGTGCAAGGTGCAGTGGGTTCATGGGGGAAGTGACGGCAGGGTAGGACTCTGGGGCGTGAAGGGGATGGTAAGGTCTGATGTGGTTTGGGGCATAatggggtggggctgagcatgGGGGATATGTGGGATAACAGGGTATGGATTGGAGCCAGGGGGCATTTGAGGTGGCAGAGGGGATGCAAGATGGGTAGGGAGGGGCAATTTGGGGGCCAGGTTGGGGTATCTGCTAGATGTTGGAGTGTAGGAGCTGTGATCACGTGTACTCCTGTGGCAAcaagtgcctgccccaccccagaactGGTAGTCAGCCTCCCCCAGACTCCAGCCTACTTTGTTTGGAATAACATGGCCCTGGGCCCctagtctgaaaccttctagtttctttttcatTGGTGACAAATACAGTGTGTTATGTAGTGAGGCACCATGCCACCTGCACCcgaccttttcaaaatcctagatctgcccatacTCCGGAGTCTGCACTAGCTTCCAAGGGTGAAATTCAAGGCACTAAGTAGTCTGGGTCCCACATACGTAAGGGACCATCTTCCATCTTATGAAGGATCATGATGGATCTgagtcatcctggtgagaagtggtcagtggtgtcctgcaggggttggtgctcaatccagtacttttcaacatatttattaacaatttggatgtgggggtgaagagctcactggccaagtttgtggatagCATCAGGTTatggggggagtgtggtcatgcttgaagataggctacagacataggctgacctagacaggctgccaagttgggcagatcagaacctgatgaaattcaacatcgagaaatagaaagtgctccaccttgggacaagcAA
This genomic window from Alligator mississippiensis isolate rAllMis1 chromosome 2, rAllMis1, whole genome shotgun sequence contains:
- the DRD5 gene encoding D(1B) dopamine receptor; this encodes MVPAGPGRRAGGAVGARAAAGSLLALLILWTLLGNALVCGAIVRCRHLRAKVTSIFIVSLAVSDLLVALLVMPWKAAAEVAGYWPFGAFCSVWVAFDIMCSTASILNLCVISVDRYWAISSPFRYERKMTPRVALVMIGGAWALSVLISFIPVQLNWHKGREAGGGPGTAATWAGDAGNTWVAAAGLGPSAGTPRGNETLGEASESCDSSLNRTYAISSSLISFYIPVAIMIVTYTRIYQIAQVQIRRISSLERAAEHAQSCRSNHIDCQHHASLKSSIRKETKVLKTLSVIMGVFVCCWLPFFILNCMVPFCESPPSDPQAGLPCVSETTFNIFVWFGWANSSLNPIIYAFNADFRKVFSNLLGCSQFCSSTPVETVNISNELISYNQDTIFHKEIVTAYVNMIPNVVDCEDDPEDPFDRMSQISPEHEVATDSVCDLDCEGEISLDKITPFTPNGLH